One stretch of Pseudomonas azotoformans DNA includes these proteins:
- a CDS encoding DUF58 domain-containing protein, with the protein MKPTRLLLNWLGALLGLGILLGTAAALQLTVPDTLHSVVWGLLLALLLLAMLDAMRVHRRPSPRVQRQMPGSLALGRWGEIRLALDHDFPQPLTVQVFDHAPDGLSVENMPQPITLYPGERSELGYRLRPLRRGHFSFSRCEVHLPSPMGLWSARRYIEVSDATRVYPDFARLYGAQLLGVDNWLSQLGVRQRQRRGLGLEFHQLREFREGDSLRQIDWKATARQRTPIAREYQDERDQQIVFMLDCGRRMRSQDDELSHFDHALNACLLLSYVALRQGDAVGLCTFAGDQSRYLAPVKGSSQLNLLLNAVYDLDTTRRTADYQAAASQLLARQKRRALVIVVSNLRDEDDEALLTAVKRISRQHKVLVASLREEVLDQLRQAPVQTLPEALAYSGTVDYLNTRDELHDRLTAHGLSVLDALPSELGPALVTRYLGWKKAGTF; encoded by the coding sequence ATGAAGCCGACTCGTCTGCTGTTGAACTGGCTCGGCGCATTGCTGGGCCTGGGCATCCTTCTGGGCACTGCGGCAGCGTTGCAGCTCACAGTACCGGACACCCTGCACTCAGTCGTTTGGGGACTACTCCTGGCGCTGCTGCTGTTAGCCATGCTGGACGCCATGCGGGTGCATCGCCGCCCCTCTCCACGTGTACAACGGCAGATGCCCGGCAGCCTGGCGCTGGGGCGCTGGGGCGAAATCCGCCTGGCCCTGGACCACGACTTCCCACAGCCGCTGACGGTGCAGGTATTCGATCATGCCCCCGACGGGTTGAGCGTAGAGAACATGCCTCAACCCATAACCTTGTATCCCGGTGAACGCAGCGAGCTGGGTTACCGTCTTCGCCCCCTGCGGCGCGGGCATTTCAGTTTCAGCCGCTGCGAAGTGCATCTGCCCAGCCCTATGGGGCTGTGGTCAGCACGACGCTATATCGAGGTGAGCGACGCCACCCGCGTCTACCCGGATTTCGCCAGGCTCTACGGCGCACAACTGCTGGGTGTGGACAACTGGTTGAGCCAACTGGGCGTTCGTCAGCGTCAAAGGCGCGGGCTGGGCCTGGAATTTCATCAACTACGTGAGTTTCGCGAAGGCGACAGCCTGCGACAGATCGACTGGAAGGCCACCGCCCGACAACGCACCCCCATCGCCCGTGAATACCAGGATGAGCGCGACCAACAAATTGTGTTCATGCTTGACTGCGGCCGGCGCATGCGTAGCCAGGATGACGAGCTGTCTCATTTTGACCACGCCCTCAATGCGTGCCTGCTGCTCAGCTATGTTGCCTTGCGCCAAGGCGATGCCGTGGGGCTGTGCACCTTTGCCGGTGACCAGTCGCGCTACCTGGCGCCGGTCAAGGGCAGTAGCCAGTTGAACCTGTTGCTCAATGCGGTGTACGACCTGGACACCACCCGACGCACTGCCGATTACCAGGCGGCGGCAAGCCAACTGCTGGCCCGGCAGAAGCGTCGAGCCTTGGTCATTGTGGTGAGTAACTTGCGGGACGAGGACGATGAAGCATTATTGACTGCCGTCAAACGCATCAGCCGCCAACATAAGGTGCTGGTGGCCAGCTTGCGCGAGGAAGTACTCGACCAACTGCGTCAAGCCCCCGTGCAAACCTTGCCCGAAGCCCTGGCCTACAGCGGCACCGTCGACTACCTCAATACACGGGATGAGTTGCACGACCGCCTGACTGCACATGGTTTGTCGGTGCTGGACGCCTTGCCGTCAGAGCTGGGCCCCGCGCTGGTGACACGCTACCTGGGCTGGAAGAAAGCCGGAACGTTCTGA
- a CDS encoding PilZ domain-containing protein has protein sequence MFTDRRIERHKLPYFLQVFNRLTDKPIGFLGNLSEDGLMLISQLPMMVDVDFELRLKIPGADGTFHPIDLTATCLWSHEDINPQHYDSGFSVQQAPEEYGQLINVLLQYFSFDPLQASA, from the coding sequence ATGTTTACCGACCGACGGATCGAGCGGCATAAGCTACCTTATTTCCTGCAAGTTTTTAACCGTCTGACCGACAAACCCATCGGTTTCTTGGGGAATCTCTCGGAAGACGGGCTGATGTTGATCAGTCAATTGCCCATGATGGTCGACGTGGATTTCGAGCTGCGCTTGAAGATTCCGGGGGCTGACGGCACCTTCCATCCAATTGATCTCACGGCTACCTGCCTGTGGAGTCACGAAGATATCAACCCCCAGCATTACGACTCCGGGTTCAGTGTGCAGCAGGCCCCGGAGGAGTATGGGCAATTGATCAACGTGTTGTTGCAGTACTTCAGTTTTGATCCCTTGCAGGCTTCGGCCTAG
- a CDS encoding tol-pal system YbgF family protein — protein MRILLVAALAVSVVGCTRWSMDHHLNNAYRAYKVGDCERVTLELSQVDRESRTRRYVQPEVSMLRGQCLERQKLFVDAVQTYQFIINQYPSSEYAYRARARLDTLQQLGHYPGASVAQPRPASL, from the coding sequence ATGCGAATTTTGCTCGTTGCTGCCCTGGCCGTCAGTGTTGTCGGCTGCACCCGTTGGTCGATGGACCATCACTTGAACAATGCCTATCGTGCCTACAAAGTCGGTGATTGCGAGCGTGTCACCCTGGAATTGTCCCAGGTCGACCGTGAAAGCCGTACCCGGCGCTATGTGCAGCCGGAGGTCTCGATGTTGCGCGGGCAGTGCCTGGAACGGCAAAAGCTGTTCGTTGATGCGGTGCAGACCTATCAATTCATCATCAATCAGTACCCGTCGAGTGAGTACGCCTATCGTGCTCGTGCGAGGCTCGATACCTTGCAGCAGCTGGGGCATTACCCCGGTGCAAGTGTCGCCCAGCCGCGTCCCGCTTCGTTGTGA
- the pyk gene encoding pyruvate kinase has protein sequence MSVRRTKIVATLGPASNSPEVLEQLILAGLDVARLNFSHGTPDEHKARAKLVRDLAAKHGRFVALLGDLQGPKIRIAKFANKRIELKIGDTFTFSTSHPLTEGNQQVVGIDYPDLVKDCGVGDELLLDDGRVVMRVDTATGTELICTVTIGGPLSDHKGINRRGGGLTAPALTEKDKADIKLAAEMEVDYLAVSFPRDAADMEYARKLRDEAGGTAWLVAKIERAEAVADDETLDGLIKASDAVMVARGDLGVEIGDAELIGIQKKIILHARRHNKAVIVATQMMESMIQNPMPTRAEVSDVANAVLDYTDAVMLSAESAAGPYPLEAVQAMARICLGAEKHPTSKTSSHRIGKEFESCDQSIALAAMYTANHFPGVKAIIALTESGYTPLIMSRIRSSVPIYAFTPHREAQARAALFRGVYTVPFDPASLAPNEVSQKAIDELVKRGVVEQGDWVILTKGDSYHTTGGTNGMKILHVGDPQV, from the coding sequence ATGTCCGTCCGTCGTACCAAAATCGTCGCCACCCTTGGCCCGGCCAGCAACTCGCCGGAAGTCCTCGAACAGCTGATTCTGGCTGGTTTGGACGTTGCCCGTCTGAACTTCTCCCACGGCACCCCGGACGAGCACAAGGCTCGCGCCAAGCTGGTGCGTGACCTGGCTGCCAAGCACGGCCGCTTCGTGGCACTGCTGGGCGACCTGCAAGGCCCGAAAATCCGTATCGCCAAATTCGCCAACAAGCGGATCGAGCTGAAGATCGGTGACACCTTCACCTTCTCCACCAGCCACCCGCTGACCGAAGGCAACCAGCAAGTCGTGGGTATCGACTACCCGGACCTGGTCAAGGACTGCGGCGTCGGTGACGAGTTGCTGCTGGACGACGGCCGCGTGGTCATGCGCGTCGACACCGCCACCGGCACCGAGCTGATCTGCACCGTGACCATCGGCGGCCCGCTGTCCGACCACAAAGGCATCAACCGTCGTGGCGGTGGCTTGACGGCACCGGCCCTGACTGAAAAAGACAAGGCTGACATCAAGCTCGCCGCCGAAATGGAAGTGGACTACCTCGCCGTGTCCTTCCCGCGCGACGCCGCCGACATGGAATACGCCCGCAAACTGCGCGACGAAGCCGGCGGTACCGCCTGGCTGGTGGCGAAGATCGAACGCGCCGAAGCCGTGGCCGACGACGAAACCCTCGACGGCCTGATCAAGGCTTCCGATGCGGTGATGGTTGCCCGTGGCGACCTGGGCGTGGAAATCGGTGACGCCGAGCTGATCGGTATCCAGAAAAAGATCATCCTGCACGCACGCCGCCACAACAAAGCGGTGATCGTGGCGACCCAGATGATGGAGTCGATGATCCAGAACCCGATGCCGACCCGCGCCGAAGTGTCCGACGTGGCCAACGCCGTGCTCGACTACACCGACGCTGTGATGCTATCGGCTGAAAGCGCCGCTGGCCCGTACCCACTGGAAGCCGTGCAGGCCATGGCGCGTATCTGCCTCGGCGCCGAAAAGCACCCGACCAGCAAGACCTCCAGCCACCGTATCGGCAAAGAGTTCGAAAGCTGTGACCAGAGCATCGCCCTGGCCGCCATGTACACCGCCAACCACTTCCCGGGCGTGAAAGCGATCATCGCCCTGACCGAAAGTGGCTACACGCCGTTGATCATGTCGCGCATCCGTTCCTCGGTGCCGATCTACGCGTTCACCCCGCACCGTGAAGCCCAGGCTCGCGCAGCGCTGTTCCGTGGCGTGTACACCGTTCCGTTCGATCCGGCTTCGCTGGCACCGAACGAAGTCAGCCAGAAGGCAATTGACGAGTTGGTCAAACGCGGCGTCGTGGAGCAAGGCGACTGGGTCATCCTGACCAAGGGCGACAGCTACCACACCACCGGTGGCACCAATGGCATGAAGATCCTGCACGTGGGCGACCCGCAGGTCTGA
- a CDS encoding enoyl-CoA hydratase-related protein, producing the protein MTDAIQQLRERGLLILQLNRPDKKNALTRAMYTQLAEALEHADADADIRCVLIQGSSECFTAGNDISDFLEQPPSDLDSPPFYFMKSLLNCRKPVIAAVAGAAVGIGTTLLLHCDLVYISHDARLRMPFVNLGLCPEFGSSLILPRLLGHAKAAELLLLGEGFSGEQAAAWGLATEALGSGDAALAKAREMAERFETLAPGAVQVTKQLMKSVDREQLRQVIEEEGALFTQRLKSPEAIAALSAFITRR; encoded by the coding sequence ATGACCGATGCCATCCAACAGTTGCGCGAGCGCGGGCTGCTGATCCTGCAGCTCAATCGCCCCGACAAGAAGAACGCTCTGACCCGCGCCATGTACACGCAATTGGCCGAGGCACTGGAGCACGCCGATGCGGACGCGGATATCCGCTGCGTGCTGATCCAGGGCAGCAGCGAGTGCTTCACGGCCGGCAACGACATCAGCGATTTTCTTGAACAGCCGCCCAGTGACCTCGACAGCCCACCGTTTTATTTCATGAAAAGCCTGCTCAACTGCCGAAAGCCCGTGATTGCCGCGGTGGCGGGCGCTGCCGTGGGGATTGGCACAACCCTGCTGCTGCATTGCGATCTGGTGTACATCAGCCACGATGCACGGTTGCGCATGCCATTCGTCAACCTGGGGCTGTGTCCGGAGTTTGGGTCCAGCCTGATTTTGCCGAGGTTGCTGGGGCACGCGAAAGCCGCCGAATTGCTGCTGCTGGGCGAGGGATTCAGCGGCGAACAGGCCGCGGCGTGGGGGCTTGCCACCGAAGCGCTGGGCAGCGGTGATGCGGCGCTGGCCAAGGCGCGTGAAATGGCCGAGCGTTTTGAGACCCTGGCGCCGGGGGCGGTGCAGGTGACCAAGCAGTTGATGAAGAGTGTGGATCGTGAGCAATTGCGCCAGGTGATCGAGGAGGAGGGCGCTTTGTTCACCCAACGGTTGAAGTCGCCTGAGGCGATTGCGGCGCTGTCAGCGTTTATCACCCGGCGATGA
- a CDS encoding iron-sulfur-binding ferredoxin reductase: MPELYVGERHWSVTTGSNLLDALNQAGVAVPYSCRAGSCHACLVRCQGEVEDKQPEALSPAQRQDGWRLACQCQVSGDLRVEAFDPARDGLPAQVVGVDWLSPTVLRLRLQPERGLRYRAGQHLVLWAGQVARPYSLASLPQDDPYLEFHLDCRLPGEFSDLARQLQVGDRLRLGDLRGGALQYDPDWQTRPLWLLASGTGLGPLWGVLREALRQDHQGAIRVIHLAHDAEGHYLAEPLAQLAAQHPNVSVELWTAAQATQALAQLRLVSRQTLALLCGHPASVEAFSKRLFLAGLPRNQLLADVFLPRG; encoded by the coding sequence ATGCCTGAACTGTACGTCGGCGAACGCCATTGGTCGGTAACCACCGGCAGCAACCTGCTGGATGCCTTGAACCAGGCGGGTGTGGCCGTGCCTTACAGTTGCCGAGCCGGCAGTTGCCATGCCTGCCTGGTGCGTTGCCAGGGCGAGGTCGAAGACAAGCAACCCGAGGCCTTGAGCCCGGCGCAGCGCCAGGACGGCTGGCGGTTGGCCTGCCAGTGTCAGGTCAGCGGTGACCTGCGGGTTGAAGCGTTTGACCCGGCGCGTGACGGCTTGCCGGCGCAGGTGGTGGGTGTCGATTGGCTGAGCCCGACCGTACTGCGCCTGCGCCTGCAACCGGAGCGAGGTTTGCGTTACCGGGCCGGGCAGCATCTGGTGCTGTGGGCGGGGCAGGTCGCGCGGCCTTACTCCCTGGCAAGCCTGCCCCAGGACGATCCATATCTGGAATTTCATCTCGATTGCCGTTTGCCGGGCGAATTCAGCGATCTTGCCCGGCAGTTGCAGGTGGGTGATCGGCTGCGCCTCGGCGATTTGCGCGGCGGCGCGTTGCAATATGACCCGGACTGGCAAACAAGGCCGCTGTGGCTGCTGGCGTCCGGCACTGGGCTGGGACCGTTGTGGGGCGTGTTGCGTGAGGCGCTGCGTCAGGATCACCAGGGCGCCATCCGCGTGATTCACCTGGCCCATGATGCCGAAGGCCATTACCTGGCCGAACCCTTGGCGCAGTTGGCTGCACAGCATCCAAACGTATCGGTGGAACTGTGGACGGCGGCGCAGGCGACCCAGGCATTGGCGCAACTGCGGCTTGTTTCGCGGCAAACGCTGGCCTTACTCTGCGGACACCCGGCCAGCGTCGAGGCGTTTTCCAAGCGCTTGTTCCTGGCGGGGTTGCCGCGTAATCAACTGCTGGCCGATGTGTTCCTGCCACGCGGTTGA
- a CDS encoding fumarate hydratase — MTVIKQDDLIQSVADALQFISYYHPVDFIQAMHEAYLREESPAARDSIAQILINSRMCATGHRPICQDTGIVTVFVRVGMDVRWDGATMGLDDMINEGVRRAYNLPENVLRASILADPAGSRKNTKDNTPAVIHYSIVPGNTVEVDVAAKGGGSENKSKMAMLNPSDSIVDWVLKTVPTMGAGWCPPGMLGIGIGGTAEKAAVMAKEVLMESIDIHELKKRGPQNRIEEMRLELFEKVNQLGIGAQGLGGLTTVLDVKIMDYPTHAASLPVCMIPNCAATRHAHFVLDGSGPASLEAPPLDAYPEIVWEAGPSARRVNLDTLTPEEVQSWKPGETVLLNGKMLTGRDAAHKRMVEMLNKGESLPVDLKGRFIYYVGPVDPVREEVVGPAGPTTATRMDKFTRQILEQTGLLGMIGKSERGPTAIEAIKDHKAVYLMAVGGAAYLVAQAIKKSRIVAFAELGMEAIYEFDVKDMPVTVAVDSKGESVHITGPAIWQKKISESLAVEVQ; from the coding sequence ATGACCGTGATCAAGCAAGACGACCTGATTCAGAGCGTTGCCGACGCCCTGCAATTCATTTCCTACTACCACCCCGTGGATTTCATCCAGGCCATGCACGAAGCCTACCTGCGCGAAGAATCGCCAGCGGCCCGTGATTCCATCGCCCAGATCCTGATCAACTCGCGCATGTGCGCCACCGGCCATCGCCCGATCTGCCAGGACACCGGTATCGTCACCGTGTTCGTGCGCGTGGGCATGGACGTGCGTTGGGATGGTGCCACCATGGGCCTGGACGACATGATCAACGAAGGCGTGCGTCGCGCCTACAACCTGCCGGAAAACGTCCTGCGTGCATCCATCCTGGCCGACCCGGCAGGTAGCCGTAAAAACACCAAGGACAACACCCCGGCCGTGATCCACTACTCCATCGTCCCGGGTAACACCGTGGAAGTGGACGTGGCGGCCAAGGGCGGCGGTTCCGAGAACAAGTCGAAAATGGCCATGCTCAACCCGTCCGACTCGATCGTCGACTGGGTGCTCAAGACCGTTCCGACCATGGGCGCCGGCTGGTGCCCACCGGGCATGCTGGGTATCGGCATCGGCGGCACCGCCGAGAAAGCCGCAGTGATGGCCAAGGAAGTGTTGATGGAATCCATCGACATCCACGAGCTGAAAAAGCGCGGCCCGCAAAACCGTATCGAAGAGATGCGCCTGGAGCTGTTCGAGAAGGTCAACCAGCTGGGCATCGGCGCCCAGGGCCTGGGTGGCCTGACCACCGTGCTCGACGTGAAGATCATGGACTACCCGACCCACGCCGCGTCCCTGCCGGTGTGCATGATCCCCAACTGCGCCGCCACCCGTCACGCGCATTTTGTGCTCGACGGTTCTGGCCCGGCGTCGCTGGAAGCGCCACCGTTGGACGCCTACCCGGAAATCGTCTGGGAAGCCGGCCCGTCGGCCCGTCGCGTCAACCTCGACACCCTGACCCCGGAAGAAGTACAGAGCTGGAAGCCGGGCGAAACCGTGTTGCTCAACGGCAAGATGCTCACCGGTCGCGACGCCGCGCACAAGCGCATGGTCGAGATGCTGAACAAGGGCGAAAGCCTGCCGGTGGACCTCAAAGGTCGCTTCATCTACTACGTCGGCCCGGTTGATCCGGTACGCGAAGAAGTGGTTGGCCCGGCTGGCCCGACCACCGCGACGCGGATGGACAAGTTCACCCGTCAGATCCTTGAGCAAACCGGCCTGCTGGGCATGATCGGCAAATCCGAACGCGGCCCGACTGCGATCGAAGCGATCAAGGACCACAAGGCCGTGTACCTGATGGCCGTCGGCGGCGCTGCTTACCTGGTGGCGCAAGCCATCAAGAAGTCGCGTATTGTCGCGTTTGCCGAACTGGGCATGGAAGCGATCTACGAGTTCGACGTGAAGGACATGCCGGTGACCGTTGCTGTCGACAGCAAGGGCGAATCCGTGCACATCACCGGTCCTGCGATCTGGCAGAAAAAGATCAGTGAAAGCCTGGCGGTAGAAGTGCAATAA
- a CDS encoding sensor histidine kinase, with product MIAIPRPLRLTFYSLLIIAGALLAAALATRHAERQALVDDAARANQQLALYANSLHTLIERYRALPAVLALDSEMISALKGPLNAATQDVLNRKLERINGAAQSSTLELMDRTGLAVAASNWNLPSSYVGHNYAFRPYFSQTLSQGTGRFYAVGVTTGIPGYFLSSAVLDEHEQFLGAMVVKLEFPELEREWAQGNDLLLVSDARGIVFIANQPGWRYRNLRPLSANDLAELKATRQYDKKQLQALETQTLQRFDENSHLMRVNGPDGNANYIWESLPLKAEGWTLHLLRKPQFAFEDQRNAGLAAAGSWLALVFLVLFLTQRWRLARLRQRSREELEQLVEERTQALRTAQDGLVQSAKLAALGQMSAALAHEINQPLTAQRMQLATLRLLLDHGRIDDAYKALTPLDDMLTRMAALTGHLKTFARKSPSGLRERLDLATVVDQSLHLLDARLRDEAIGVVLDLTRPAWVRGDAIRLEQVLINLLRNALDAMADKPRKRLEIRLHADQQLWQLTVSDSGGGIAEEHLNSVFDPFFTTKPVGDGLGLGLAVSYAIVHELGGRLIAGNRGDGAVFTLTLPIALETPDLC from the coding sequence ATGATCGCGATTCCCCGCCCCCTGCGTCTGACCTTCTATTCCCTGCTGATCATCGCCGGTGCCCTGCTGGCTGCAGCCCTGGCCACTCGCCACGCCGAACGCCAGGCCCTGGTGGACGATGCCGCCCGTGCCAATCAGCAACTTGCACTCTATGCCAACTCGTTGCACACCCTGATCGAACGCTACCGCGCGCTACCCGCCGTGCTGGCGCTGGACTCGGAAATGATCAGCGCGCTGAAAGGCCCGCTGAACGCCGCCACCCAGGACGTGCTCAACCGCAAGCTCGAACGCATCAATGGCGCCGCGCAGTCCTCCACCCTGGAATTGATGGATCGCACCGGCCTGGCGGTGGCCGCCAGCAACTGGAACCTGCCGAGCAGTTATGTAGGGCATAACTATGCGTTCCGGCCTTACTTCAGCCAGACCTTGAGCCAGGGCACCGGGCGTTTTTATGCGGTGGGTGTGACGACCGGGATTCCAGGGTATTTCCTCTCCAGCGCAGTGCTGGATGAACACGAGCAGTTCCTCGGCGCCATGGTGGTCAAGCTGGAGTTCCCCGAGCTCGAACGCGAGTGGGCCCAGGGCAATGACCTGCTACTGGTCAGCGATGCGCGTGGCATCGTGTTTATCGCCAACCAGCCCGGCTGGCGTTATCGCAACCTGCGACCGTTGTCCGCCAACGACCTCGCCGAGTTGAAAGCCACCCGCCAATACGACAAAAAACAATTGCAGGCGCTGGAGACCCAGACCCTGCAGCGTTTTGACGAAAACAGCCACCTGATGCGCGTCAACGGCCCGGACGGCAATGCCAATTACATCTGGGAGTCCTTGCCGCTGAAAGCCGAAGGCTGGACCCTGCACTTGCTGCGCAAGCCTCAGTTCGCCTTTGAAGATCAACGTAACGCTGGCCTGGCTGCCGCCGGCTCCTGGCTGGCGCTGGTGTTCCTGGTCCTGTTCCTGACCCAACGCTGGCGCCTGGCCCGCTTGCGCCAGCGCAGTCGCGAGGAGCTTGAGCAACTGGTGGAAGAACGCACCCAGGCGTTGCGCACCGCCCAGGATGGCCTGGTGCAATCGGCCAAATTGGCGGCGCTGGGGCAGATGTCTGCCGCCCTCGCCCACGAAATCAACCAGCCGCTCACCGCCCAGCGCATGCAGTTGGCCACCTTACGCCTGCTGCTGGACCACGGCCGTATCGACGACGCCTACAAAGCCCTCACGCCGCTCGACGATATGCTCACGCGCATGGCCGCTCTCACCGGCCACCTCAAGACCTTCGCGCGCAAAAGCCCGAGTGGCCTGCGCGAACGCCTGGACCTGGCCACCGTGGTCGACCAGTCCCTGCATCTACTCGACGCACGCCTGCGCGATGAAGCCATCGGTGTGGTGCTGGACCTGACCCGACCCGCCTGGGTGCGCGGCGATGCCATCCGCCTGGAGCAGGTGCTGATCAACCTGCTGCGCAACGCCCTCGACGCCATGGCCGACAAACCGCGCAAACGCCTGGAAATCCGCCTGCACGCCGATCAGCAACTCTGGCAGTTGACGGTCAGCGACAGCGGCGGCGGGATTGCCGAAGAGCACCTGAACAGCGTGTTCGACCCGTTCTTCACCACCAAGCCGGTGGGTGACGGGCTCGGCTTGGGGTTGGCGGTGTCCTACGCTATCGTGCACGAATTGGGCGGTCGCCTGATCGCCGGCAACCGCGGCGACGGTGCAGTCTTTACCCTGACCCTGCCCATCGCGCTGGAGACGCCCGACCTATGTTGA
- a CDS encoding sigma-54-dependent transcriptional regulator — protein MLNAVIVVDDEASIRTAVEQWLSLSGFEVQLFSRAEECLAQLPRDFPGVILSDVRMPGLSGLELLAEVRRRDADLPVILLTGHGDVPMAVEAMRDGAYDFLEKPFSPDALLNSLRRALDKRGLILENRRLHQQADHRAQLESTLLGVSRSLQTLRRQVLDLASLPVNVLIRGETGSGKEMVARCLHDFGPRSKKPFVALNCAAIPEQLFEAELFGHESGAFTGAQGKRIGKLEYAHGGTLFLDEIESMPLAQQVKLLRVLQEQKLERLGSNQSIHVDLRIIAATKPDLLEEARAGRFREDLAYRLNVAQLRLPPLRERREDIPLLFDHFAQSAAERLGRSVEPLSGAQLGRLLSHDWPGNVRELANVAERQVLGLGDPEPEGIEAGQSLAAQQEAFEAHCLKAALTRHKGDIKAVLAELQLPRRTFNEKMQRHGLLREMFL, from the coding sequence ATGTTGAACGCGGTGATTGTGGTCGATGACGAAGCCAGCATTCGCACGGCTGTCGAGCAATGGTTGAGCCTGTCAGGCTTTGAGGTGCAACTATTCAGTCGCGCCGAAGAATGCCTGGCGCAACTGCCCAGGGATTTCCCCGGCGTGATCCTCAGCGACGTGCGCATGCCGGGGCTCAGCGGCCTGGAACTGCTGGCCGAAGTGCGGCGCCGGGATGCCGATTTGCCGGTGATCCTGCTCACCGGCCATGGCGATGTACCGATGGCGGTCGAAGCCATGCGCGATGGCGCCTACGACTTCCTCGAAAAACCCTTCAGCCCGGATGCCCTGCTCAACAGCCTGCGTCGTGCTTTGGACAAGCGCGGGCTGATCCTGGAAAACCGTCGCCTGCATCAGCAGGCCGATCATCGGGCGCAGTTGGAATCGACACTGCTGGGCGTGTCCCGAAGCTTGCAGACCTTGCGTCGCCAGGTGCTGGACCTGGCAAGCCTGCCGGTCAACGTACTGATCCGTGGCGAGACCGGCAGCGGCAAGGAAATGGTCGCGCGCTGCCTGCATGATTTCGGCCCTCGGTCCAAGAAGCCTTTTGTAGCGCTCAATTGCGCGGCGATCCCGGAGCAGTTGTTCGAGGCCGAGCTGTTTGGTCACGAAAGCGGCGCGTTTACCGGCGCCCAGGGCAAGCGCATCGGCAAACTGGAATACGCCCACGGCGGCACGTTGTTCCTCGATGAAATCGAAAGCATGCCCCTGGCCCAGCAGGTAAAACTGCTGCGTGTGCTGCAGGAGCAGAAGCTGGAACGGCTGGGCTCCAACCAGAGCATCCACGTGGACCTGCGCATCATCGCCGCCACCAAGCCGGACCTGCTGGAAGAAGCCCGCGCCGGGCGCTTTCGCGAAGACCTGGCGTATCGATTGAACGTCGCGCAATTGCGCCTGCCGCCCCTGCGTGAGCGTCGCGAAGATATCCCGTTGCTGTTCGATCACTTCGCACAGAGTGCCGCCGAACGCCTGGGCCGCAGCGTCGAGCCATTGAGCGGCGCGCAGTTGGGACGCTTGCTCAGCCATGACTGGCCGGGCAACGTGCGCGAGTTGGCCAACGTCGCCGAACGCCAGGTGCTGGGCCTTGGCGACCCGGAACCGGAAGGCATCGAGGCCGGACAGTCCCTGGCCGCCCAGCAAGAGGCCTTTGAAGCCCACTGCCTGAAAGCCGCGCTGACCCGACACAAAGGCGATATCAAGGCAGTACTGGCCGAGTTGCAACTGCCGCGTCGTACCTTCAATGAGAAGATGCAGCGGCATGGCCTGCTGCGGGAGATGTTTCTCTAG